In the Oryza glaberrima chromosome 6, OglaRS2, whole genome shotgun sequence genome, one interval contains:
- the LOC127776969 gene encoding exocyst complex component SEC15B-like has product MRQKQPGDVPMSAAASEADLAQLSIAITAGEDLGPLVRRVFTCRCPEPLLASLWAAARDRETEIEELCRAHFHDFICAIDNLRSLLADADALKGSLSGSHAVLLSFAALLLASLESFLVARGLAGNLSSALASSRRRVRLLVLANRANAHLQGGNHNLYLALRAVPLTATSPSAPPHPPPHVST; this is encoded by the exons ATGCGGCAGAAGCAGCCTGGTGATGTGccgatgtcggcggcggcgtcggaggccgACCTCGCCCAGCTCTccatcgccatcaccgccgGGGAGGACCTGGGCCCGTTAGTGCGGCGCGTGTTCACGTGCAGGTGCCCCGAGCCACTACTCGCCTCGCTCTGGGCCGCGGCGCGGGACCGGGAGACCGAGATCGAGGAGCTCTGCCGCGCGCACTTCCACGACTTCATCTGCGCCATTGACAACCTCCgctccctcctcgccgacgccgatgcaCTCAAGGGCTCCCTCTCGGGCTCCCACGCTGTGCTCCTCTCCTTCGCCGCGCTGCTGCTCGCCTCGCTCGAGTCCTTCCTCGTTGCACGTGGGCTCGCCGGGAACCTCTcctccgcgctcgcctcctcccgccgccgcgtccgcctgcTGGTGCTCGCCAACCGCGCCAACGCGCACCTGCAGGGCGGCAACCACAACCTGTACCTCGCCCTGCGCGCCGTGCCATTGACCGCGACCTCACCTTCAGCCCCTCCCCACCCTCCGCCACATG TATCCACATGA
- the LOC127776567 gene encoding uncharacterized protein LOC127776567, with protein sequence MDKQLGFLEFTGTNPRNVEKWTTVSPPVSQPMACSSQLDVLAQDSMHNPLSRGIKRKWVDLSLGLGNSSSSSDSSKQSMGTCCTMSSAKDRDDGSSVDLDMNFQFTLYNEGTSKLDSYDCNGKKVLEKPVDLELSLNFGPCESAVTNVDFSAATKQQAVFLQSCNMSSVPTVDEGSTSARWKSGGKLLPYLYQSRNNTGHFSSKELPGSSNQSQDLAPLPTMIQTPQSPVTSTSGVVSFQQRCNSTKICSQPGCAKGARGSSGRCIAHGGGRRCQREGCKKGAEGKTIFCKAHGGGRRCEHLGCTKSAEGRTDFCIAHGGGRRCSRDGCRKAARGKSGLCIKHGGGKRCQKLNCTKSAEGQSGFCIAHGGGRRCKHDGCTKGAQGSTNFCKAHGGGKRCTHPNCSKGAEGSTALCKAHGGGKRCSAEGCPKSVHGGTEFCVAHGGGKRCVVPGCTKSARGRTDCCVRHGGGKRCQFTGCSKSAQGSTDFCKAHGGGKRCLWGQSGSGLGDGSGTCERFARGKKGLCVAHNALVEDSRVRGGQTVGTIALPGSTGADSDVSHGTLPGNSFNFGETFAANTKQAFHHVQSPVPEGRVHGGNIAAMLANSMDYQKQLNFTGASTSDRNWL encoded by the coding sequence ATGGATAAACAGCTTGGATTCTTGGAATTTACTGGCACGAATCCAAGAAATGTTGAAAAATGGACCACCGTTAGTCCACCAGTCAGCCAACCAATGGCTTGTTCTTCACAACTTGATGTGCTTGCCCAAGACAGCATGCACAATCCTTTGTCAAGAGGGATCAAGCGGAAGTGGGTTGACTTGTCATTGGGTTTAGGTAACTCCTCAAGCTCATCAGACTCGAGCAAGCAGAGCATGGGAACATGCTGCACCATGTCTTCAGCAAAGGACAGGGACGATGGTTCATCTGTTGATTTGGACATGAATTTTCAGTTTACTCTGTATAATGAAGGCACTTCAAAACTGGATAGTTATGATTGTAATGGCAAGAAAGTTTTGGAGAAGCCTGTGGATCTCGAGTTATCTTTGAATTTTGGACCCTGTGAATCTGCTGTGACGAATGTGGACTTCTCTGCAGCAACCAAACAACAGGCCGTATTTCTGCAATCATGCAATATGTCCTCAGTGCCTACAGTGGACGAAGGATCAACATCTGCTCGCTGGAAATCTGGTGGTAAGCTACTTCCTTATCTGTATCAGTCCAGGAACAACACTGGTCATTTTTCAAGTAAAGAGTTACCAGGTAGCTCCAACCAGTCTCAAGATCTTGCCCCACTGCCAACAATGATACAAACGCCACAAAGTCCAGTAACCAGTACTTCTGGTGTTGTCAGCTTTCAACAACGCTGCAACAGCACAAAAATCTGTTCACAACCAGGATGTGCAAAAGGTGCTAGAGGTTCTTCAGGGCGCTGCATTGCACATGGTGGGGGTAGAAGGTGCCAGAGAGAAGGTTGCAAGAAAGGAGCCGAGGGAAAAACTATCTTCTGTAAAGCACATGGAGGTGGCAGACGCTGCGAGCACCTTGGATGCACAAAGAGCGCTGAAGGCCGCACAGATTTCTGCATAGCCCATGGAGGTGGCCGCCGTTGTAGCCGTGATGGGTGTAGAAAGGCAGCGAGAGGAAAATCTGGCCTTTGTATTAAGCATGGTGGAGGGAAGAGATGCCAAAAACTGAACTGCACAAAGAGTGCAGAGGGCCAATCAGGCTTTTGCATCGCTCATGGTGGTGGCCGTCGCTGCAAACATGATGGTTGCACAAAGGGAGCTCAGGGCAGCACTAATTTCTGCAAAGCTCATGGAGGTGGGAAGAGATGCACACATCCGAATTGCAGCAAGGGTGCTGAGGGAAGCACTGCTCTCTGCAAGGCCCATGGAGGAGGGAAACGCTGTTCAGCTGAAGGGTGCCCTAAGAGTGTCCATGGTGGCACCGAGTTCTGCGTTGCCCATGGAGGCGGAAAGCGATGTGTGGTACCAGGATGCACCAAGAGTGCAAGGGGACGGACTGACTGCTGTGTCCGTCATGGCGGTGGTAAGCGGTGCCAGTTTACCGGCTGCAGCAAGAGTGCACAGGGGAGTACAGACTTTTGCAAGGCACATGGGGGAGGTAAACGCTGCTTATGGGGCCAATCAGGGTCTGGCCTTGGAGACGGCAGCGGTACTTGTGAGCGCTTTGCAAGGGGTAAGAAAGGCCTGTGCGTTGCACACAATGCGCTGGTGGAAGATAGCCgagtccgtggtggtcagacaGTTGGAACTATTGCCCTGCCTGGTTCTACTGGTGCTGATTCTGATGTTAGTCATGGGACCCTTCCTGGAAACTCTTTCAACTTTGGTGAGACATTTGCCGCTAACACCAAGCAGGCTTTTCATCATGTTCAATCACCTGTTCCAGAAGGCAGGGTGCATGGTGGCAACATTGCGGCTATGCTTGCTAACAGTATGGATTATCAGAAGCAATTGAACTTCACCGGGGCTAGCACCTCTGATCGCAACTGGCTGTAA